The following proteins come from a genomic window of Methanosarcina sp. MTP4:
- a CDS encoding flavodoxin family protein, producing the protein MKITVFSGSHKGREGNTLLMVEEFLKGAEEAGAETENVILAEKNIRYCKGDFDCWLKTSGKCTLHDDMEVLIPSFMESDVVVFAFPVYFDNIPALMKTFIDRLLPILLPHFVEDGEGGYRHGKRFEKYPKIVVISNSGLPGLSNFQVVSLFFRRFARTLHTEVIGEIYRGEGEVLKVKNLLVKPLVSKYKKLLRNAGRSIVENQEISDELREKLEKTIVPDYLYIKFGNEEMDRMIENKGKRGSEGA; encoded by the coding sequence ATGAAAATTACGGTATTCAGCGGGAGCCATAAGGGCAGGGAAGGCAATACCCTTCTTATGGTGGAGGAGTTTTTGAAAGGGGCAGAAGAGGCAGGGGCAGAGACCGAAAACGTCATCCTTGCCGAAAAAAATATCCGGTACTGCAAGGGGGACTTTGACTGCTGGCTCAAAACTTCCGGAAAATGCACGCTCCATGACGACATGGAGGTCCTTATCCCGAGCTTTATGGAATCGGACGTTGTGGTGTTCGCATTTCCGGTCTACTTTGATAATATCCCGGCACTTATGAAAACTTTTATCGATAGGCTGCTTCCTATCCTTTTGCCCCACTTCGTGGAAGATGGGGAGGGGGGGTACAGGCACGGTAAACGCTTTGAAAAGTATCCCAAAATCGTCGTGATTTCAAACTCCGGACTTCCCGGACTTAGCAATTTCCAGGTTGTGAGCCTCTTTTTCAGGCGGTTTGCGAGGACTCTCCACACTGAAGTAATTGGTGAAATCTACAGAGGGGAGGGGGAAGTCCTGAAAGTTAAAAACCTCCTCGTAAAACCCCTCGTCTCAAAGTACAAAAAACTCCTGCGCAACGCGGGCCGGTCTATTGTGGAGAATCAGGAAATTTCCGACGAATTGCGGGAGAAACTTGAAAAAACAATTGTCCCTGATTATCTCTACATAAAATTCGGGAACGAAGAAATGGACCGTATGATTGAGAATAAAGGGAAAAGAGGGTCAGAAGGGGCTTAA
- a CDS encoding ABC transporter permease: protein MLNFRQAIKISLGSVGSAKLRSGLTTLGIIIGIAAVVANVSLGGSFNLFFKEEINALGSNFIIVFSQEPNLFYTDELEIIDKTPGVMGVSPIKQQLGEVTYLSQNKNINIVGVSEDYEETANIIMEEGSFITDQDKFSAVIGSDVASEKFDRNISSRSSIDVAFRLKEGEFVTRTFKVKGIIESPDTSFAEGGIDRDVSIFVPVSTINEMLEEDDFGAFFIMSGSLEDVEEVSDEVDKRLARNFGVSSRDLDDEDAKPYTIFNQADVLEQVNQLSDSLAAFLVAVALISLLVGSIGIMNIMLVTVTERTREIGIMKALGYSSTDVLLLFIVEAMILSLLGGIMGLGVGLAGAYAVTNFLDLPFLYPHYILEIGLGVALIVGVAAGAYPANKAAKMNPVDALRYE, encoded by the coding sequence GTGCTTAATTTCAGGCAAGCTATCAAAATTTCCCTGGGGAGTGTGGGGAGTGCAAAGCTTCGCTCGGGCCTGACGACTCTGGGCATTATTATAGGAATTGCGGCAGTAGTTGCAAATGTCTCTCTGGGGGGGAGTTTCAACCTCTTTTTCAAAGAAGAAATCAATGCTCTGGGTTCCAATTTTATAATCGTTTTCAGCCAGGAACCTAACCTCTTCTATACTGACGAACTGGAAATTATTGATAAAACCCCTGGAGTGATGGGGGTCTCGCCAATAAAACAGCAACTTGGAGAGGTCACCTATCTCTCACAGAATAAGAATATTAACATTGTCGGGGTTTCCGAAGACTACGAGGAGACGGCCAACATCATCATGGAAGAAGGCAGTTTCATAACTGACCAGGATAAGTTTTCAGCGGTTATCGGCTCCGACGTGGCGTCTGAGAAGTTCGACCGGAACATCTCTTCCAGGAGTTCTATTGACGTTGCCTTCCGTCTTAAAGAAGGGGAGTTTGTGACGCGGACCTTTAAGGTAAAGGGCATAATCGAGAGCCCGGATACCTCATTCGCCGAAGGGGGGATTGACCGGGACGTGAGCATATTTGTCCCTGTCTCCACAATCAACGAAATGCTCGAGGAAGATGATTTCGGGGCTTTTTTTATCATGTCCGGAAGCCTTGAAGACGTGGAGGAAGTCTCGGATGAAGTGGACAAGCGCCTGGCAAGGAATTTCGGGGTTTCTTCCAGGGACCTGGACGACGAGGACGCAAAACCTTACACGATCTTCAACCAGGCCGATGTCCTTGAACAGGTCAACCAGCTCTCTGATTCCCTGGCAGCTTTCCTTGTCGCAGTTGCCCTTATCTCCCTGCTCGTGGGCTCCATTGGGATCATGAATATCATGCTTGTTACTGTCACGGAGCGCACCCGGGAAATTGGGATTATGAAGGCCCTGGGTTATTCAAGCACCGATGTCCTCTTGCTTTTTATCGTGGAAGCCATGATCCTGAGCCTTTTAGGTGGTATTATGGGGCTGGGAGTAGGACTGGCAGGCGCTTATGCGGTTACGAACTTCCTGGACCTGCCCTTCCTTTATCCGCATTATATACTGGAGATCGGGTTAGGGGTGGCACTTATAGTAGGGGTCGCCGCCGGGGCGTATCCGGCAAACAAGGCTGCGAAAATGAACCCGGTGGACGCTTTGAGGTATGAGTAA
- a CDS encoding MTH865 family protein: MDVREEVHEQILEILKDAKFPINTLEELITALPEGLDTTCRIGDVEVTAAEARSLITEKDFPFKDAKNVADLMVERAGL; the protein is encoded by the coding sequence ATGGACGTAAGGGAAGAGGTCCATGAACAGATCCTTGAAATACTCAAAGATGCAAAGTTTCCCATAAACACGCTGGAGGAATTGATTACTGCTCTACCCGAGGGGCTGGACACCACATGCAGAATAGGAGATGTTGAAGTTACTGCAGCAGAGGCAAGAAGTCTGATTACTGAAAAGGACTTCCCGTTCAAAGATGCGAAAAATGTGGCAGACTTAATGGTTGAAAGAGCAGGATTGTGA
- a CDS encoding methylamine methyltransferase corrinoid protein reductive activase yields MRVGVAVDLGTSGFRAQKVDLDRDEIKRTVITLRNPLPGANVMDHMDFAIHYGQDLAHGLSVNAVKNLLQALDVKTGELERISICGNPIQLSIFQGITIEDLAYAGERKKKKYHIEDQKRDARIVPSSEIPGLEEFECEVMVPPAIKHEVGADALALIVKSGMLDKDEISIATDYGTNAEMALKVGDVIYTGSAAAGPALEGQQIKHGNLASPFTISDIEFENGALRNYVLNEEMKSTPGDLVDPATGEILEEGQIKAKGITGTGVIALIEKALGKGLVELPKVKTPEGIIHLQDKILFSEHDLKEAGKAIGAIRAGHITLCATAGITMEDIETAYMAGAAGTYMDAAKAQKIGLIPYGTGRICQLGNTSLTVAKEILVSEDRLWELQDVANKIIGTHTMFATAPEFSDAYVLELAYWEEGMPMKMFRKYLKKKGLPALGDPIEKPIIEKRVERDIQVLGEEGLHVLERVGTYLSMVVEDCPECPKCIKVCPNDAISIDENNRVMISTDLCDGAHCQKCIRACPGDKFNWENLEVFENP; encoded by the coding sequence ATGAGAGTTGGAGTTGCAGTAGACCTGGGAACGAGCGGTTTTAGAGCTCAGAAAGTAGACCTTGACCGGGATGAAATCAAAAGAACGGTAATCACACTGAGGAACCCCCTGCCGGGAGCGAATGTGATGGACCACATGGACTTCGCAATTCACTACGGGCAGGACCTGGCCCACGGACTTTCCGTGAATGCGGTAAAGAACCTGCTCCAGGCCCTTGATGTGAAAACAGGGGAACTTGAAAGGATTTCCATATGCGGAAACCCCATCCAGTTATCCATATTCCAGGGGATTACCATTGAAGACCTTGCCTACGCAGGGGAGCGGAAGAAAAAGAAATACCACATAGAAGACCAGAAAAGAGACGCAAGGATAGTGCCAAGCAGTGAAATCCCCGGGCTTGAGGAATTTGAATGTGAGGTGATGGTACCCCCGGCAATCAAGCACGAAGTAGGGGCCGATGCCCTTGCCCTGATCGTAAAATCCGGGATGCTTGACAAGGATGAGATTTCGATTGCAACGGACTACGGGACAAACGCCGAGATGGCCCTGAAAGTAGGAGATGTTATTTACACAGGCTCTGCAGCTGCCGGGCCTGCGCTGGAAGGGCAGCAGATAAAGCACGGGAACCTTGCATCCCCGTTCACGATTTCCGACATAGAATTTGAAAACGGGGCACTCCGGAACTATGTGTTGAACGAAGAGATGAAATCAACCCCAGGAGACCTTGTTGATCCGGCAACAGGGGAAATTCTTGAGGAGGGCCAGATAAAAGCCAAAGGGATTACGGGCACGGGAGTTATAGCCCTGATCGAAAAAGCGCTGGGAAAAGGCCTTGTTGAACTTCCTAAAGTCAAGACTCCCGAAGGGATCATTCACCTCCAGGATAAGATACTTTTCTCGGAGCATGACCTGAAAGAAGCCGGAAAAGCTATCGGGGCAATTCGTGCGGGGCATATCACCCTCTGTGCGACTGCCGGAATTACAATGGAAGATATCGAAACGGCTTACATGGCAGGAGCCGCAGGCACCTATATGGATGCGGCAAAAGCCCAGAAAATAGGGCTGATTCCCTACGGCACAGGTAGGATCTGCCAGCTAGGAAACACCTCGCTTACCGTGGCAAAGGAAATCCTTGTTTCCGAAGATAGGCTCTGGGAACTGCAGGACGTTGCAAACAAGATCATAGGTACTCACACTATGTTTGCAACTGCCCCGGAATTCAGCGACGCTTACGTCCTCGAACTTGCCTACTGGGAAGAGGGGATGCCCATGAAAATGTTCAGGAAGTACCTCAAAAAGAAGGGACTTCCCGCCCTGGGCGACCCCATAGAAAAGCCGATAATCGAAAAACGCGTGGAAAGGGACATCCAGGTACTAGGGGAAGAGGGGCTGCACGTACTCGAAAGGGTGGGGACATACCTCTCAATGGTTGTCGAAGACTGTCCCGAGTGTCCGAAGTGCATAAAAGTCTGCCCCAATGACGCCATCAGCATTGACGAGAACAACAGAGTCATGATCAGCACCGACCTCTGTGACGGCGCCCACTGCCAGAAATGTATCCGGGCCTGCCCCGGGGACAAATTCAACTGGGAAAACCTGGAAGTCTTCGAGAATCCTTAA
- a CDS encoding flavin reductase family protein, giving the protein MMERGLMNRMEKQNLGARNFLYPMPTTLVGANVKGKPNYLTIAFCGVVQAIPPMIAVTLGKMHYTNEGIKENRCFSVNIPSRHMVEVTDYCGIVSGKKADKSQIFETFYGTLENAPMIMECPVNLECKLVDTLDFGGTNEVFIGEVVESYAEECYLCNGVPDIEKIEPIVFSMYDNNYWGIGSHLGKAWSVGKNFSGNGDAVKKYE; this is encoded by the coding sequence ATGATGGAGAGAGGACTGATGAACCGCATGGAGAAACAGAATCTCGGAGCCAGGAATTTTCTGTACCCGATGCCAACAACCCTGGTGGGCGCAAATGTAAAGGGAAAGCCTAATTACCTGACCATCGCTTTTTGTGGGGTCGTACAGGCAATCCCCCCCATGATTGCGGTCACCCTGGGAAAGATGCACTATACAAACGAGGGAATTAAGGAAAACCGCTGTTTTAGTGTGAACATCCCTTCCAGGCACATGGTGGAAGTTACGGATTACTGCGGGATTGTTTCCGGGAAAAAAGCGGATAAGTCCCAAATTTTCGAAACCTTCTACGGGACACTGGAAAATGCTCCCATGATCATGGAATGTCCGGTAAACCTGGAGTGCAAACTTGTGGATACTCTGGACTTCGGGGGGACAAACGAGGTTTTCATCGGAGAGGTCGTGGAAAGCTACGCCGAGGAATGTTACCTTTGCAATGGGGTTCCTGATATTGAAAAGATTGAACCCATCGTGTTCTCGATGTATGACAACAACTACTGGGGAATAGGCAGTCACCTGGGCAAAGCCTGGTCTGTAGGAAAGAACTTCAGTGGAAATGGGGATGCCGTAAAAAAATATGAGTAA
- a CDS encoding ABC transporter ATP-binding protein, whose protein sequence is MLKISNLVKDYEVNSETIRVLDNIDLTVQDGEILGITGRSGSGKSTLLRIIRGVEPFQEGSVEVDGETVTPDSGKEGEKFLKRVTAIHLQRNFGLWNGPCIENVIRKLYYLEVGHEALPATDAPEYDDLYAEAMEYMKLVGLEQKALHSTNLLSGGEKQRVVMARQLAAKPRVLLLDEPVTMTGPDTKQEILDVIKSLKEKLDIAIIVVSHLPEIHAYLADRLIFLENGKIAADGEPTTVLKNFRKDMKPMEEPAALTSREACIRAKDISKRYSLIRMGEVLNIKDFSLDVNRGEILAFIGSSGAGKTTLIKLMEGLIKPKSGTVEYSCNGEWVDVINYSKKRIELRRIMSIMNQEFSMSPHSTVREQIRFRLSLKRRGAIEYARKKAQDIGMSDETLDNVYRLPDMPTEERDAFFREMNLPETIYSELFPYIPVTDVDTYAKPVFEALDLPTEVLDKTPYQISGGEHVRAFIALSLATSPEYLLLDEPFGDLDPVTLRDVTNSLKKINEVFGTTIVLVSHHMDFVREVAHRAVLIENGALVMDGEPAEVCQELINRSNAPYMEHNLEDLVEGK, encoded by the coding sequence ATGCTCAAAATCTCCAATCTGGTAAAGGATTATGAGGTCAATTCCGAAACCATCAGGGTGCTGGACAATATCGACCTTACGGTACAGGACGGGGAAATTCTCGGGATTACAGGTCGAAGCGGGAGCGGGAAATCAACGCTTCTGAGAATCATCAGAGGGGTCGAACCCTTCCAGGAAGGCAGCGTGGAAGTGGATGGGGAAACAGTTACCCCTGATTCTGGGAAGGAAGGGGAAAAGTTCCTGAAAAGGGTAACAGCAATTCATCTCCAGCGGAACTTCGGACTCTGGAACGGCCCCTGCATTGAGAATGTGATAAGGAAACTCTATTACCTGGAAGTTGGCCATGAAGCGCTCCCGGCCACTGATGCCCCTGAATACGACGATCTTTATGCAGAAGCGATGGAGTACATGAAACTCGTAGGTCTCGAGCAAAAGGCCCTCCATTCCACCAACCTCTTAAGCGGAGGGGAAAAGCAGAGGGTCGTCATGGCCAGGCAGCTTGCCGCAAAGCCCCGGGTCCTCCTTCTGGATGAACCCGTAACGATGACCGGCCCGGACACAAAACAGGAAATCCTCGACGTAATAAAGAGCCTTAAGGAGAAGCTTGACATTGCAATTATCGTGGTCTCCCACCTTCCGGAAATCCATGCCTACCTTGCCGACAGGCTGATCTTCCTGGAAAACGGAAAGATTGCAGCAGACGGAGAACCCACCACCGTGCTCAAAAACTTCCGGAAAGATATGAAGCCCATGGAAGAACCTGCAGCCCTCACATCCAGGGAAGCCTGCATTCGGGCAAAGGACATCTCCAAACGCTACTCCCTGATCCGGATGGGAGAAGTCCTGAACATCAAAGACTTTTCCCTTGACGTCAACAGAGGAGAAATCTTAGCCTTTATAGGTTCTTCAGGAGCCGGGAAGACAACCCTCATAAAGCTCATGGAAGGGCTGATCAAACCGAAGAGCGGGACAGTCGAGTACAGCTGCAATGGAGAATGGGTTGACGTTATTAATTACAGCAAGAAGCGCATAGAACTCCGCAGGATAATGAGCATCATGAACCAGGAGTTTTCAATGTCCCCGCACTCCACGGTCAGGGAGCAGATCCGCTTCAGGCTCAGCCTGAAAAGGAGAGGAGCTATCGAGTACGCCAGGAAAAAGGCTCAGGATATCGGGATGTCGGATGAGACCCTGGACAATGTATACAGGCTGCCCGATATGCCGACGGAAGAAAGAGATGCCTTCTTCAGGGAAATGAATCTCCCGGAAACAATCTACTCCGAACTTTTCCCCTATATCCCCGTAACGGACGTGGACACATACGCAAAACCGGTCTTTGAAGCCCTGGACCTGCCAACGGAAGTCCTGGACAAGACCCCCTACCAGATCAGCGGAGGAGAACACGTAAGGGCTTTTATCGCCCTCAGCCTTGCAACCTCCCCCGAATACCTGCTTCTTGACGAGCCCTTCGGAGACCTTGACCCTGTAACCCTGAGGGACGTCACCAATTCCCTGAAAAAGATCAATGAAGTTTTCGGGACCACAATCGTTCTCGTGAGTCACCACATGGACTTCGTCCGGGAAGTTGCCCACAGAGCCGTGCTGATAGAAAACGGGGCACTGGTAATGGACGGGGAACCTGCAGAAGTCTGCCAGGAACTGATCAACAGGAGCAACGCCCCCTACATGGAACACAACCTTGAAGACCTTGTCGAAGGCAAATAA
- a CDS encoding geranylgeranylglyceryl/heptaprenylglyceryl phosphate synthase, which yields MQVEAHLQKVIDKDGKVHLTLIDPASQTPEKAAAIALAAVEGGSDAIMIGGSTGASGTLLDETVIRIKEKVDVPTILFPGSSAGLSSYADAVFFMSLLNSRDASYIITNQVLGAPLVYRSGIEPISMAYLVVEPGGTVGWVGDAKLIPKQKPEIAVAYALTGKYLGMHYTYLEAGSGAHTPVDPKMIGAVKKVLGDNKLIVGGGIRDGETAKLCAAAGADMIVTGTIVEEVEDVTAKVAEIVAAIKE from the coding sequence TTGCAGGTGGAAGCACACCTCCAGAAAGTTATTGATAAAGACGGAAAAGTTCATCTTACCCTTATTGACCCGGCGTCCCAGACACCGGAAAAGGCAGCAGCTATCGCCCTTGCCGCAGTGGAAGGGGGGAGCGATGCCATAATGATCGGAGGCTCTACGGGAGCTTCCGGGACCCTCCTGGATGAAACCGTCATAAGGATTAAGGAAAAGGTAGATGTACCTACCATCCTTTTCCCGGGCAGTTCAGCCGGGCTTAGTAGCTATGCTGACGCCGTATTTTTCATGAGCCTGTTGAACTCCAGGGATGCCAGTTATATCATCACAAACCAGGTACTTGGAGCTCCGCTTGTGTACAGGAGTGGAATCGAGCCAATTTCCATGGCTTACCTCGTGGTCGAACCAGGGGGAACCGTGGGCTGGGTAGGGGATGCAAAACTGATCCCCAAACAGAAACCGGAAATTGCCGTTGCCTACGCCCTTACAGGCAAATACCTTGGCATGCACTATACCTACCTTGAAGCCGGATCAGGAGCTCACACGCCCGTTGACCCGAAAATGATAGGGGCTGTCAAGAAAGTGCTCGGAGACAACAAGCTGATCGTAGGAGGCGGAATCCGGGACGGGGAAACCGCAAAACTCTGCGCCGCCGCAGGTGCGGACATGATCGTAACGGGCACGATTGTCGAGGAAGTAGAAGACGTTACGGCAAAGGTTGCCGAAATAGTGGCCGCCATAAAAGAATGA
- the purB gene encoding adenylosuccinate lyase: protein MAIHPIEYRYGTAEMKYVWSQDNRLSRILQTEAALARAEADMGLIPAEAAEIISESIGLVKAERVNEIEAEIHHDMMAVVIAISEQCRDDAGKWVHFGATSNDILDTATALQIKDAIDLLEDKLKILLKVLLDKAEVHKHTVCCGRTHGQIGVPTTYGLRFAIWASEVARHLERLAQLTPRATVGQMTGAVGTQAAFGSAGVMVQKLSMQHLGVGSVDVSNQIIQRDRHAEFVMWMANTVTTLDKIGVEIRSLQRSEIAEVEESFGKKQVGSSTMPHKRNPIKSEQICGLARIVRSMVEPELLNNTLWDERDLTNSSCERVVFPEACVLTDHIIKLGISVIEHLRFYPENIRRNLELLRGLNMGEAVMIELAKRGVGRQEAHELVRASAMKAHETGQHFKNVLLEAPEVVRYLSAGDIENLVNPDKYIGTAVEQVESLAVKLREAYDL, encoded by the coding sequence GTGGCGATTCATCCGATAGAATACCGTTACGGTACCGCAGAAATGAAGTACGTATGGAGTCAGGATAACCGGCTTTCCCGGATCCTACAGACCGAGGCTGCCCTTGCTAGGGCCGAGGCAGACATGGGGCTAATCCCTGCAGAGGCTGCTGAGATTATTTCTGAGAGCATTGGTCTGGTGAAGGCCGAGCGAGTAAACGAAATCGAGGCTGAGATCCACCATGATATGATGGCGGTGGTCATTGCAATTTCCGAACAGTGCAGGGATGATGCAGGGAAGTGGGTGCATTTCGGGGCCACCTCAAACGATATTCTGGACACGGCAACGGCTCTCCAGATAAAAGATGCAATTGACCTCCTGGAGGATAAACTGAAAATCTTACTCAAGGTTCTCCTTGATAAGGCGGAAGTTCACAAGCATACGGTTTGCTGCGGGAGGACCCACGGCCAGATCGGGGTTCCTACAACATACGGGCTCCGTTTTGCTATCTGGGCCTCCGAAGTCGCGAGGCATCTGGAGCGTCTGGCTCAGCTGACTCCGAGAGCCACTGTCGGGCAGATGACGGGGGCTGTCGGGACTCAGGCTGCCTTTGGGTCTGCAGGGGTTATGGTCCAGAAACTCTCCATGCAGCATCTGGGGGTCGGTTCGGTTGACGTTTCCAACCAGATCATCCAGAGAGACCGGCATGCCGAGTTTGTGATGTGGATGGCAAACACGGTTACGACCCTTGATAAAATCGGCGTTGAAATCAGGTCTCTCCAGCGCAGTGAGATTGCGGAAGTAGAAGAAAGCTTTGGGAAAAAGCAGGTGGGTTCTTCCACCATGCCGCATAAGCGAAACCCTATCAAGTCCGAACAGATCTGTGGGCTTGCAAGGATCGTGCGGTCCATGGTCGAGCCCGAACTCCTGAACAACACCCTCTGGGATGAAAGGGACCTGACAAACTCTTCCTGTGAAAGAGTAGTCTTCCCCGAGGCCTGCGTGTTAACGGACCATATCATAAAACTCGGAATCAGTGTAATCGAACATCTGCGCTTCTATCCCGAAAACATCCGTCGGAACCTTGAACTGCTACGGGGCCTAAATATGGGGGAAGCTGTCATGATAGAACTTGCAAAACGCGGGGTTGGCCGTCAGGAAGCCCATGAACTCGTCCGGGCCTCTGCAATGAAAGCCCATGAAACCGGACAGCACTTCAAAAACGTGCTTCTGGAAGCTCCGGAAGTTGTAAGATACCTGAGTGCCGGGGATATTGAAAACCTTGTAAACCCTGACAAATACATCGGAACTGCCGTGGAACAGGTCGAATCCCTTGCCGTGAAACTGCGGGAGGCTTACGACCTCTAA
- a CDS encoding ATP-binding protein, with amino-acid sequence MSGGGRIQTKNKNTDTDFSLTVPCSPQTTALYSNPEEVVELLALYFKEGIEKGERCVWISPEPGEAENAKMALENTGVDFERCLRSDQLEITQAREFQENTAWPAPTAVEMLEKRSEKALSEGYSGLRINLDLKKAEGAPSSVFENCREALEKIDRRENITLLLTCPLEGLSASELLKLMGKQEDLIVKQEGKWEFIGSEKTVKEDVNERKKMGKLQQEKMCFLQNLVDSIPAPVYYKDRNGEYIGCNRAFEEFMGKSKEEIAGKTVCDFAPVEVSEKQHLRDLELIRTRGKEVFESTVGYADNTLHQVVFNKVVFGGPSEEDSVLLGIIWDVTERKELEKSLLKAKTAAEAANRAKSGFIANMSHELRTPLNSVIGFSDLLLEGAFGTLNGKQARYVHNILNSGKHLLEIINNLLDISILETGESSLDYEELDLAPFIEEVRTSIRPLASSKNVAIETDFDPTLGNIRADRAKLKQVLYNLLSNAIKFTPGEGKVSVETRKKDGVAEIRVTDNGIGIPLESHRKIFQPFVQGDSSSAKEYKGVGLGLYIVKNFVELHGGEVGVNSEPGKGSTFTFTLPLERRVASS; translated from the coding sequence ATATCCGGAGGGGGAAGAATTCAGACAAAAAATAAAAACACAGATACCGATTTTTCTCTAACCGTACCATGCAGCCCCCAGACAACCGCATTATATAGCAACCCTGAAGAAGTGGTAGAGTTACTTGCTCTTTATTTTAAAGAGGGGATCGAGAAGGGAGAACGCTGCGTATGGATAAGCCCCGAACCAGGGGAAGCTGAAAACGCAAAAATGGCGCTGGAAAATACGGGAGTGGATTTTGAGCGCTGCCTACGATCAGACCAGCTGGAAATAACACAGGCCAGGGAGTTTCAGGAAAATACAGCTTGGCCTGCCCCCACAGCAGTGGAAATGCTGGAAAAGAGATCTGAAAAAGCCCTCTCGGAAGGGTATTCAGGACTCCGGATAAACCTGGACCTTAAAAAAGCAGAAGGAGCCCCATCATCCGTTTTTGAGAACTGCAGGGAAGCCCTCGAAAAAATAGACCGAAGAGAAAATATTACGCTTCTTTTAACCTGCCCCCTTGAAGGACTTTCAGCTTCGGAACTTCTCAAGCTGATGGGAAAGCAGGAGGACCTGATAGTAAAGCAGGAAGGTAAATGGGAGTTTATCGGAAGTGAGAAAACCGTAAAAGAAGACGTTAACGAACGCAAAAAAATGGGAAAACTCCAGCAGGAGAAAATGTGTTTCCTTCAAAACCTTGTAGATTCCATTCCGGCACCTGTTTATTATAAAGACAGAAATGGGGAATACATCGGCTGCAACCGGGCCTTTGAAGAGTTTATGGGAAAAAGCAAAGAAGAAATCGCTGGAAAGACGGTGTGCGATTTCGCCCCAGTTGAAGTTTCCGAAAAACAGCACCTCAGGGATCTGGAATTAATCCGGACTCGAGGAAAGGAAGTGTTCGAATCAACCGTTGGGTATGCTGACAACACCCTCCATCAAGTGGTTTTCAATAAGGTTGTGTTTGGCGGCCCCTCCGAGGAAGACTCCGTGCTACTGGGCATCATATGGGATGTCACCGAAAGAAAAGAACTGGAGAAAAGCCTCCTCAAGGCGAAAACAGCAGCTGAAGCTGCCAACAGGGCAAAAAGCGGGTTCATCGCAAACATGAGCCATGAACTGCGGACCCCCCTTAATTCCGTAATAGGGTTTTCGGATCTCCTGCTTGAAGGGGCTTTCGGGACGCTCAATGGGAAGCAGGCCAGATACGTACACAATATCCTGAACAGCGGGAAACACCTGCTGGAAATCATCAACAACCTGCTGGACATCTCAATACTCGAAACAGGAGAAAGCTCCCTCGACTACGAAGAGCTGGACCTTGCACCCTTCATAGAAGAAGTTCGAACCTCCATCCGCCCCCTGGCTTCAAGCAAAAATGTTGCCATTGAGACTGACTTTGACCCTACCCTCGGAAACATCCGGGCTGACCGGGCAAAATTAAAACAGGTCCTCTACAACCTCCTGAGTAACGCCATAAAGTTTACACCCGGAGAGGGAAAAGTCAGCGTAGAAACACGTAAAAAGGACGGAGTTGCAGAGATCAGGGTCACTGACAATGGTATAGGCATCCCCTTAGAAAGCCACAGGAAAATATTCCAGCCTTTTGTACAGGGAGATTCGTCCTCCGCAAAAGAATACAAAGGGGTTGGTCTCGGGCTTTATATTGTTAAAAATTTTGTAGAACTTCATGGAGGCGAAGTAGGGGTGAACTCAGAACCAGGAAAAGGAAGCACTTTCACCTTTACGCTTCCCCTGGAGCGGAGAGTGGCGAGCAGCTGA
- a CDS encoding 50S ribosomal protein L40e, whose amino-acid sequence MARFPEAEERLLNKKICMKCNARNAVRATRCRKCGYEGLRVKSKESKGA is encoded by the coding sequence ATGGCTAGATTCCCAGAAGCAGAAGAAAGGTTACTAAACAAAAAGATCTGCATGAAATGCAATGCCAGAAACGCAGTAAGGGCGACCCGCTGCAGGAAATGTGGCTACGAAGGCCTTCGCGTAAAATCCAAGGAATCCAAGGGAGCATGA